A genomic window from Sulfurospirillum diekertiae includes:
- a CDS encoding DHH family phosphoesterase — MNHKIHHLSHTDLDGYGCQMVSAHYFNSIAFYNSNYGKEINECFNQILNNIQTSPLQKHVILITDLNLTMDQAKEFESKVSICDKEIMLFVLDHHKTGQECADAFEWYFLDSSRCATKITYDFFSALYGADEKLSKFVDVVNAVDIWLENEPEFELGKVCMGLVSGAKEVNKVMFPEENSHYIFSLLTKAQEYFTCKDAHIALDDAIHNIKKQFFVTTTNNTLSNLVSAYNVILLTKNRERMQIMYKEAKGILTYNIGNVSVIGNDFLTANPDLDFFMDITSKKTISLRSNGKVDVSKIAAQIANGGGHHNASGGLLSNFKDAFIYDTIKSQVMSIIANKG, encoded by the coding sequence ATGAACCACAAAATACATCACCTTTCACACACCGATTTAGATGGCTATGGCTGTCAAATGGTAAGTGCCCATTATTTTAATTCAATCGCTTTTTATAACTCAAACTATGGTAAAGAGATCAATGAATGTTTTAATCAAATCTTAAATAACATTCAAACCTCTCCACTACAAAAACATGTCATTCTTATTACCGACCTTAATCTTACTATGGATCAGGCAAAAGAGTTTGAGTCCAAAGTCAGTATCTGTGATAAAGAGATTATGCTATTTGTTCTGGATCATCACAAAACAGGTCAAGAATGTGCGGATGCTTTTGAATGGTACTTTTTAGATTCTAGCCGTTGTGCAACTAAAATCACTTATGACTTTTTCAGCGCCCTCTACGGTGCAGATGAGAAGCTAAGCAAATTTGTTGATGTCGTCAATGCTGTGGATATTTGGCTTGAAAATGAACCAGAGTTTGAACTAGGAAAAGTATGTATGGGACTCGTTAGTGGCGCTAAAGAGGTGAACAAAGTGATGTTCCCTGAAGAGAATAGCCACTACATCTTTTCACTCCTAACAAAAGCGCAAGAATACTTTACATGTAAAGATGCTCATATTGCCTTAGATGATGCCATTCATAACATTAAAAAGCAGTTTTTTGTAACAACCACGAACAATACGCTCAGCAATTTAGTCTCTGCATACAATGTCATTTTACTCACAAAAAATAGAGAGAGAATGCAAATTATGTATAAAGAAGCCAAGGGAATTTTAACGTACAATATTGGGAATGTTTCTGTTATTGGCAATGACTTTTTAACCGCCAATCCCGATCTTGACTTTTTTATGGATATTACCTCAAAAAAGACCATCAGCCTGCGTTCAAATGGTAAAGTAGATGTCAGTAAAATTGCCGCACAAATCGCTAATGGTGGTGGTCACCACAATGCTAGCGGCGGACTTCTCAGCAATTTTAAAGATGCTTTTATCTATGATACTATCAAATCACAAGTGATGAGCATCATCGCGAATAAAGGATAA
- the cmoA gene encoding carboxy-S-adenosyl-L-methionine synthase CmoA has product MDKVFTKPITKQFEFDEDVAVVFDDMLERSIPFYKEVVDLTCKTICLHVKEGAQIVDLGCSTANTLLALHKKSDKSYHLLGIDNAEAMLNLARQKVHAYGATVEFIQADMTQVDLGSKDAVIANYMLQFIRPLQRADFVAKIYQALNPNGLFVFSEKIVFEDKELNKQMIDLYYDFKRQQGYSEFEIAQKREALENVLIPYTEEENKAMLKNAGFSTIETIFKWGNFATFIAKKKV; this is encoded by the coding sequence ATGGATAAAGTATTTACCAAACCAATTACCAAACAATTTGAGTTTGATGAAGATGTTGCCGTCGTTTTTGACGATATGCTTGAGCGCTCAATTCCCTTTTATAAAGAGGTCGTTGATCTTACATGTAAAACGATTTGTTTACATGTAAAGGAGGGAGCACAGATTGTCGATCTTGGCTGTTCAACAGCCAATACACTCTTGGCTCTCCATAAAAAAAGCGATAAAAGCTACCATCTCTTAGGCATTGATAATGCCGAAGCAATGCTCAATTTGGCACGTCAAAAGGTGCATGCGTATGGGGCAACAGTGGAGTTTATACAAGCAGATATGACACAAGTTGATTTAGGCTCCAAGGATGCAGTTATTGCCAATTACATGCTTCAGTTTATTCGTCCACTTCAACGTGCAGATTTTGTGGCTAAAATTTATCAAGCGCTCAATCCCAATGGACTGTTTGTTTTTAGTGAAAAAATTGTATTTGAAGATAAAGAACTCAACAAACAGATGATAGATCTTTACTATGATTTTAAACGTCAGCAAGGTTATAGCGAATTTGAAATTGCTCAAAAACGTGAAGCATTAGAAAATGTACTGATTCCTTATACGGAAGAAGAAAACAAAGCTATGCTCAAAAATGCGGGATTTTCAACGATAGAAACAATTTTTAAATGGGGGAATTTTGCGACATTTATCGCTAAAAAAAAGGTATAG
- a CDS encoding GGDEF domain-containing protein: MNKQLQELTDLTIKEILNLEIVLPEIYRDIFYTKAKELGIKVSDIDKEAALIYALQKIQYIQNETERSTSALKENVVNARIAIENKDNMALQFIENNMIELEFKIASLQEELYVDELTRLYNRRWLFEKFLKDDHFISNGLLAFIDINAFKAVNDKFGHLVGDKVLHVMGKVLKKVHNTTAIRFAGDEFLILHNSENEEEIHKILHTVNLNLKKTPFKHNQEIFYIDFSFGVAPFKAKDSFKSVLETADLKMYDYKKSFK; encoded by the coding sequence ATGAACAAACAGCTCCAAGAACTTACCGATTTAACGATTAAAGAGATACTTAACCTTGAAATTGTTTTGCCTGAAATTTACCGTGACATTTTTTATACCAAAGCCAAAGAACTTGGTATCAAAGTGAGTGACATTGATAAAGAAGCCGCTTTGATCTACGCTTTGCAAAAAATTCAATATATTCAAAATGAGACTGAACGTTCAACATCAGCGCTCAAAGAAAATGTTGTCAATGCACGTATTGCCATTGAAAATAAAGACAATATGGCATTGCAATTTATTGAAAACAATATGATTGAGTTAGAATTCAAAATTGCTTCCTTGCAAGAGGAGCTTTATGTGGACGAGCTCACACGACTTTACAATCGAAGATGGCTTTTTGAAAAATTCCTCAAAGACGATCACTTTATCAGTAATGGTCTTTTAGCATTTATTGACATCAACGCCTTTAAAGCCGTCAATGACAAATTTGGACATCTTGTGGGTGATAAAGTCTTACATGTCATGGGAAAAGTGCTTAAAAAAGTACACAATACAACTGCTATTCGTTTTGCAGGAGATGAATTTTTGATACTTCACAACAGCGAAAATGAAGAAGAAATACATAAAATTTTACATACTGTCAATCTTAACCTCAAAAAAACACCTTTTAAACACAATCAAGAAATCTTTTATATTGATTTTTCATTTGGTGTTGCACCTTTTAAAGCCAAAGACTCTTTTAAAAGTGTGCTTGAAACAGCTGATCTTAAAATGTACGATTATAAGAAGTCATTTAAGTAA
- a CDS encoding bifunctional riboflavin kinase/FAD synthetase codes for MLRRSTILKKESVDTLAIGSFDGIHVGHRQLLNQLGENGALFVIDKDQANLTPGIKRSEYAGYPCMFFHFLKVKHLSGAEFVALLKHEFKNLKKIVVGYDFCFGQHRSCTAKDLKTFFDGEVVIVDEFCYHGISVHSSLIRTYLQEGRLEEANRFLGREYAISGDVITGQGLGKKELVPTLNMKVLEYLIPHEGVYATRTRIAQSIYDSVSFIGVRTSTDSQFSVETHILDHNLVEIHGTIELFFVEFLRDNQKFNTLADLKLQIEKDIKDARKQLGTCKVYLNDFL; via the coding sequence ATGTTGAGACGTTCTACTATTTTAAAAAAAGAGAGTGTTGACACCCTTGCCATCGGTAGTTTTGATGGTATTCATGTAGGGCATAGGCAGCTTCTTAATCAATTGGGTGAAAATGGTGCACTGTTTGTCATAGACAAAGACCAAGCAAATTTAACACCGGGGATTAAGCGTAGCGAATATGCAGGGTATCCGTGCATGTTTTTTCATTTTCTCAAAGTAAAACATCTCAGTGGAGCTGAATTTGTAGCGCTCTTAAAGCATGAATTTAAAAATCTTAAAAAGATTGTTGTCGGTTATGATTTTTGCTTTGGACAACATCGTTCATGCACCGCAAAAGATCTCAAAACATTTTTTGATGGCGAAGTGGTGATTGTCGATGAGTTTTGTTACCACGGTATTTCGGTGCATTCAAGCTTGATCCGTACTTATTTACAAGAGGGACGTTTAGAAGAAGCGAACCGCTTTTTAGGGCGTGAATATGCTATCTCTGGCGATGTGATTACAGGGCAGGGACTTGGAAAAAAAGAGCTGGTTCCGACACTGAATATGAAAGTCTTAGAGTATCTCATCCCTCATGAAGGTGTATACGCAACACGTACACGTATCGCCCAGAGCATTTATGATTCCGTTTCGTTTATTGGTGTGCGAACCAGTACGGATAGTCAGTTTTCGGTTGAGACGCATATCTTAGATCACAATCTTGTGGAAATTCATGGAACGATTGAACTCTTTTTTGTAGAGTTTTTACGCGATAATCAAAAATTCAATACGCTTGCTGATCTCAAACTTCAGATCGAAAAAGACATCAAAGATGCTAGAAAACAGCTGGGAACGTGCAAAGTTTACTTAAATGACTTCTTATAA
- the tlyA gene encoding 23S rRNA (cytidine-2'-O)-methyltransferase TlyA yields the protein MRLDSYVFEKGFAQSRNKAAELIKEGSVWLNDKVERKSSVEVGENDTVDVTKMMQYVSRAGLKLRGFINELDLHVKGADVLDIGSSTGGFVQVWLEEEVKSVTAVDVGSEQLHPTLKVDSRIILHENSDIRLFKPERTYDMVSCDVSFIGIGALLDVIDTLANSAIIILFKPQFEVGKDVKRSTKGVVKDGSAIMRAHYLFESQAVSLGWTLIEKRESLVKGKEGNVETFYYFKKREC from the coding sequence ATGAGACTGGATAGTTATGTGTTTGAAAAAGGGTTCGCCCAAAGTCGCAATAAAGCGGCGGAACTCATTAAAGAGGGCAGTGTATGGCTCAATGACAAAGTGGAGCGTAAGAGCTCTGTAGAAGTTGGAGAGAATGACACGGTTGATGTGACAAAAATGATGCAATATGTCAGTCGTGCGGGGCTTAAACTGCGTGGATTTATCAATGAATTAGATTTACATGTAAAAGGGGCTGATGTCCTTGATATTGGCAGTAGCACAGGTGGATTTGTGCAGGTGTGGCTTGAAGAAGAGGTAAAGAGTGTGACCGCTGTGGATGTAGGCAGTGAACAGCTCCATCCTACGCTAAAAGTCGATTCTCGAATTATTTTGCATGAAAATAGTGATATACGACTTTTTAAGCCCGAGCGAACCTATGATATGGTTAGTTGTGACGTCTCATTTATTGGCATCGGTGCTCTTTTAGATGTAATCGATACGTTAGCAAATTCTGCTATTATTATTTTGTTTAAACCACAATTTGAAGTAGGCAAAGATGTCAAACGTAGCACGAAAGGTGTCGTTAAAGATGGCTCGGCTATTATGCGCGCACATTATCTATTTGAGTCACAAGCCGTGAGCCTTGGGTGGACACTTATCGAAAAAAGAGAATCACTTGTAAAAGGGAAAGAGGGGAATGTTGAGACGTTCTACTATTTTAAAAAAAGAGAGTGTTGA
- the ligA gene encoding NAD-dependent DNA ligase LigA, with the protein MSHEEYLAKIELANAWAKAYYVDDAPLASDEEYDTLYHEILKYEQENPLFTDVNSPTKRVGGMVLEGFNKAEHKARMWSMEDVFDEADLDAWIERVKKVKESFTFYCEPKFDGASLNLIYENGVLKQAITRGDGSIGEDVTENVKTIGSIPLRIDYLEPIEIRGEVVIKKADFERLNQERLSLGEALFANPRNAAAGSLRQLDTSITAKRKLMFYPWGIGINSLTQSFLSQKMNFVYSLGFLKPPRIVVTQSVDDVHALYAELIAKRDEIEMMMDGMVVKIDDVSLQEELGYTVKYPKWMVAFKFPAIEKVTRLKDITLQVGRTGVVTPVAEVEAVNIEGVIVERATLHNFDEIERKDVRIGDSVIIIRSGDVIPKIIKVLIERRNGSEKVVERPLTCPVCGSELLDDGALIKCQNLSCVARVVGAMIHFASKKALNIDGLGDKIIEQLYAQKLVLHVKDLYTLTVEQLLALEGFKAKKADNLLAAIEQSKGVSLEKFINALGIEHIGEVAAKKIARAFGLEWLEASYEQIIALEGFGEEMAKSLVEFIHVNRTETNELMAVIQPVASKLEITESAFTGKTVVLTGSMSKPRDEIKVMLEKLGAKVSGSVSKKTDFVIYGEDAGSKLSKAEELGVKTLSESELNGMVE; encoded by the coding sequence ATGAGCCACGAAGAGTATTTAGCCAAAATTGAGCTTGCCAATGCTTGGGCAAAGGCGTATTACGTTGATGATGCACCTTTGGCTAGTGATGAAGAGTACGACACACTCTATCATGAAATTTTAAAATATGAGCAAGAAAATCCACTTTTTACAGATGTCAATAGTCCTACTAAACGAGTAGGCGGCATGGTATTGGAAGGATTTAATAAAGCAGAACATAAAGCGCGCATGTGGAGCATGGAAGATGTCTTTGATGAAGCTGATTTGGATGCATGGATAGAGCGTGTTAAAAAAGTCAAAGAGAGTTTTACTTTCTACTGTGAGCCTAAATTTGATGGGGCAAGTCTAAACCTTATCTACGAAAATGGTGTGCTCAAGCAAGCCATCACCAGAGGCGATGGAAGCATCGGCGAAGATGTCACCGAAAATGTTAAAACCATCGGCTCCATTCCTTTGCGCATTGATTACCTAGAACCTATCGAAATTCGTGGTGAAGTGGTCATTAAAAAAGCGGACTTTGAAAGACTTAACCAAGAACGTCTAAGTCTTGGTGAGGCGTTGTTTGCCAACCCACGCAATGCCGCCGCAGGGAGCCTTAGACAGCTTGATACGAGCATCACCGCAAAGCGAAAACTGATGTTTTACCCATGGGGCATTGGGATCAATAGCTTAACACAGAGCTTTTTGAGTCAAAAAATGAATTTCGTTTACAGCCTTGGCTTTTTAAAACCACCTCGCATCGTCGTCACTCAAAGCGTGGATGATGTGCATGCACTTTACGCAGAACTCATTGCCAAGCGCGATGAGATTGAGATGATGATGGACGGTATGGTCGTCAAAATTGATGATGTAAGTTTGCAAGAAGAGCTAGGCTATACGGTAAAGTACCCCAAATGGATGGTGGCGTTTAAATTTCCTGCGATTGAGAAAGTGACACGACTTAAAGATATTACCCTACAAGTAGGGCGAACGGGTGTCGTGACACCTGTAGCGGAAGTGGAAGCGGTGAATATCGAAGGGGTTATCGTCGAGCGCGCCACACTGCACAATTTTGATGAGATTGAGCGAAAAGATGTGCGCATAGGAGACAGTGTCATTATCATCCGAAGTGGCGATGTGATTCCTAAGATTATTAAAGTGCTGATTGAACGACGAAATGGAAGCGAAAAAGTAGTCGAGCGACCACTTACTTGTCCTGTGTGTGGCAGTGAACTTTTGGATGATGGCGCACTCATCAAATGCCAAAATCTCTCGTGCGTTGCGAGAGTTGTGGGGGCGATGATTCACTTTGCATCAAAAAAAGCGCTCAATATTGACGGGCTTGGCGATAAAATTATTGAGCAACTTTATGCGCAAAAATTGGTTTTACATGTAAAAGATCTTTACACTTTAACGGTTGAGCAACTTCTCGCATTAGAGGGCTTTAAAGCAAAAAAAGCAGACAATCTTTTAGCGGCGATTGAGCAGAGCAAAGGGGTGAGTTTAGAGAAGTTTATTAACGCCCTTGGCATTGAGCATATCGGCGAAGTGGCGGCTAAAAAGATCGCACGAGCCTTTGGGTTGGAGTGGTTGGAAGCAAGCTATGAGCAGATCATCGCGCTTGAAGGGTTTGGCGAAGAGATGGCGAAGAGTTTGGTCGAGTTTATTCATGTGAACCGCACCGAAACCAATGAATTAATGGCCGTGATTCAGCCTGTCGCCTCAAAACTTGAAATAACCGAGTCTGCTTTTACGGGCAAAACAGTGGTTTTGACAGGTTCGATGAGTAAACCACGTGATGAGATTAAAGTGATGCTTGAGAAATTGGGCGCAAAAGTGAGTGGAAGTGTCTCTAAAAAGACTGACTTTGTCATTTATGGCGAAGACGCAGGCAGTAAGCTCTCTAAAGCAGAAGAACTTGGTGTCAAAACACTCTCAGAGAGTGAACTCAATGGGATGGTGGAATGA
- a CDS encoding TSUP family transporter: protein MEFEFYYYAIFLATGVIAGFIDAIAGGGGIITIPVLLASGLPPHIALATNKLQGTFGSGMASINFIRKGFITWSEVFIGVIYTFIGAALGTYAILLMDASILAKIIPAMLVGIFIYTLLSPKMGENDRHAYLGSHLFFLVFGIGLGFYDGFFGPGTGTFWTIALVTLLGFNLKKATAQTKVMNFTSNIVSLAVFLWSGNVLILVGLMMGFGQIIGAYIGSNMVIKKEVKFIRTFFLIMVGLTLLKLIYSSYIA, encoded by the coding sequence ATGGAATTTGAGTTTTATTATTATGCTATTTTCCTCGCAACGGGTGTTATTGCAGGTTTTATTGACGCCATTGCAGGAGGAGGGGGTATTATCACGATTCCTGTACTTTTGGCTTCAGGTCTGCCTCCTCACATTGCTTTAGCGACCAACAAACTTCAAGGTACCTTTGGTAGCGGTATGGCTTCGATCAATTTTATCCGTAAAGGCTTCATTACATGGTCTGAAGTCTTTATTGGAGTCATTTACACGTTTATTGGTGCTGCTCTTGGAACGTATGCCATTTTATTGATGGATGCAAGCATTTTGGCAAAGATTATTCCTGCTATGCTGGTGGGTATTTTTATTTATACACTTTTATCGCCTAAAATGGGAGAGAATGATCGTCATGCGTACCTAGGCTCTCATCTCTTTTTTCTTGTCTTTGGTATCGGACTTGGCTTTTACGATGGTTTCTTTGGTCCAGGAACGGGAACCTTTTGGACAATTGCTCTTGTGACACTGCTTGGTTTTAATCTTAAAAAAGCAACTGCACAAACAAAGGTGATGAACTTTACGAGCAATATTGTCTCCTTGGCTGTCTTTCTCTGGAGTGGTAATGTGCTGATTTTAGTCGGTTTAATGATGGGCTTTGGACAGATTATTGGAGCGTATATTGGCTCTAATATGGTCATTAAAAAAGAGGTAAAGTTTATCCGTACCTTTTTTCTCATCATGGTTGGACTTACCCTTCTAAAACTTATTTATAGCAGTTATATCGCATGA
- the folP gene encoding dihydropteroate synthase, whose translation MKLYKLSSQLDAKALFQMVGVTHEGSALLTPKTHLNLIYIKDLKAPAANILKQDALSIGADLAVPKDTITCKVPLVDAVLIANDKQLKELARKEKMQPFGLKEVAQKLSEFIFTCKDDFTVMGIINTNEDSFFQGSRFKDEAALKHIETMIEEGATMIDLGGVSSRPGSLGVSDEEELSRVKPIIDLIFMHKLFEKAQFSLDSYSPLCLEYALTHGFSIVNDITALANDDVARVTAKYDATVILMHMQGDPKSMQHEPVYDNVMLEVDAFFEERIAKAQQFGIKKIVLDVGIGFGKSLEHNLQLLKHHEHFLHFGYPLLVGASRKSMIDKIIPTPIDERLPGTLALHLKAYEHGASIIRAHDVKAHVQALSVLQALNQTTI comes from the coding sequence ATGAAACTGTATAAACTTTCATCCCAGTTGGATGCTAAAGCATTGTTTCAAATGGTTGGTGTTACGCATGAAGGGAGTGCTCTTTTAACCCCTAAAACACATCTGAATCTTATTTACATCAAAGATTTAAAAGCACCTGCTGCCAATATTCTCAAACAAGATGCGCTGTCCATTGGGGCAGATCTTGCCGTTCCCAAAGATACCATTACATGTAAAGTCCCTTTGGTGGATGCGGTTTTAATTGCGAATGATAAACAGCTCAAAGAGTTGGCACGTAAAGAGAAAATGCAACCTTTTGGCTTAAAAGAGGTTGCTCAAAAATTGAGTGAATTTATCTTTACATGTAAAGATGATTTTACAGTGATGGGAATCATCAACACCAATGAAGACAGCTTTTTTCAAGGCAGTCGTTTTAAAGATGAAGCGGCACTCAAACATATTGAAACCATGATAGAAGAGGGTGCTACCATGATTGATTTAGGCGGTGTTTCAAGCCGTCCTGGAAGTCTTGGTGTGAGTGATGAAGAAGAGCTTTCGCGCGTGAAGCCTATCATTGATCTGATTTTCATGCATAAGCTGTTTGAAAAGGCACAATTTTCACTTGATAGCTATTCGCCATTGTGTTTGGAGTATGCTTTGACGCATGGTTTTAGTATTGTTAATGACATTACAGCGCTTGCGAATGATGATGTTGCTCGTGTTACAGCAAAATACGATGCAACCGTCATTTTAATGCATATGCAAGGTGATCCTAAAAGTATGCAACATGAGCCTGTCTATGATAATGTTATGCTAGAAGTCGATGCTTTTTTTGAAGAACGTATTGCAAAAGCACAGCAATTTGGTATTAAGAAGATTGTTCTGGATGTGGGCATTGGATTTGGAAAAAGCTTAGAACATAATCTACAACTTCTCAAACACCATGAACACTTTTTACATTTTGGCTATCCCCTTCTTGTGGGAGCGAGTCGCAAATCGATGATCGATAAGATCATACCCACACCGATTGATGAGCGTTTACCAGGAACGCTTGCGCTTCATCTTAAAGCGTATGAGCATGGCGCAAGTATTATACGTGCCCATGACGTGAAAGCGCATGTACAAGCGCTAAGCGTGCTTCAAGCACTGAATCAAACAACTATTTAG
- a CDS encoding DNA polymerase III subunit delta': MSDEGVLSHILICKNVEKAKESLQEQYAKERHLFFCKDEFLIDDAKEVIKEAYIAESANKYLILVAKGYRVEAQNALLKILEEPPRHIIFIVVAPSKTAFLPTIRSRLLQKELVIEQEITHSGLNLKQLDLGDIYPFIQKHQNAEKNFLKDLVQAIVFEAINEHHLRFSEKELEHFQKLLHLVELNTRGQTILTSLLLSIMLRKYR; encoded by the coding sequence ATGAGTGACGAAGGGGTCTTAAGCCATATTTTAATCTGTAAAAATGTGGAAAAAGCAAAAGAGAGTTTGCAAGAACAATACGCCAAAGAGCGCCATCTCTTCTTTTGTAAAGATGAGTTTTTGATTGATGATGCCAAAGAAGTCATCAAAGAAGCGTATATCGCAGAATCTGCTAACAAATATCTTATTTTAGTGGCAAAAGGGTATCGCGTAGAAGCACAAAATGCACTGCTTAAAATTTTGGAAGAGCCTCCTCGCCACATTATTTTTATCGTAGTGGCTCCTTCTAAAACAGCGTTTTTACCAACGATTCGTTCACGTTTACTTCAAAAAGAGCTTGTGATTGAACAAGAGATAACGCATAGTGGACTCAACCTGAAACAACTTGATCTTGGTGATATCTATCCTTTTATTCAGAAACACCAAAATGCAGAGAAAAACTTTTTGAAAGATTTGGTGCAAGCGATTGTATTTGAAGCGATCAACGAGCACCATTTGCGATTTAGCGAAAAAGAATTGGAACATTTTCAAAAGCTTTTGCATCTTGTTGAGCTCAATACACGAGGACAAACAATTTTAACTTCACTTTTGCTTTCAATCATGCTGAGAAAATATCGATGA
- a CDS encoding HobA family DNA replication regulator translates to MQQFLKWTLEEIRKDGSSMSWMEEKRFEWVPLAASMLKNLLDGHTFIVITDDDRAWFCHYMLRAINNHRKNRPLLPFLSLQTLYPNLYQVKTKEDIELLENMLSQAFPSGYTFFYVGKNSDIKMQIAKRKDDSFLWIMDEHVQNSFYLLSDDDSLDIKLIQLFRLLDKSIDAVLFAEVTFENE, encoded by the coding sequence ATGCAACAATTTTTAAAATGGACACTTGAAGAGATACGCAAAGATGGCTCTTCGATGAGTTGGATGGAAGAGAAGAGGTTCGAATGGGTTCCTCTTGCTGCTTCCATGCTTAAAAATCTTCTTGATGGCCATACCTTTATCGTGATTACCGATGATGATCGGGCATGGTTTTGTCACTATATGTTGCGAGCCATCAACAATCATCGAAAAAATAGACCACTTCTGCCATTTTTATCGCTGCAGACGCTCTATCCCAATTTATATCAAGTCAAAACCAAAGAAGATATTGAACTTTTAGAAAATATGCTTTCCCAAGCCTTTCCGAGTGGATATACCTTCTTTTATGTAGGTAAAAACAGTGACATCAAGATGCAAATTGCCAAACGTAAAGACGATAGCTTCCTTTGGATTATGGATGAACATGTCCAAAATAGCTTTTATCTTTTAAGTGATGATGATAGTTTGGATATCAAATTAATTCAGCTTTTTAGACTTCTCGATAAAAGTATCGATGCCGTGCTTTTTGCCGAGGTTACCTTTGAAAATGAGTGA
- a CDS encoding aspartate kinase encodes MLIVQKYGGTSVGNVERIEAVAKRVIESKQAGHDLVVVVSAMSGETNKLLDYAGYFSKTPNHREVDMLLSSGERVTSALLAIALEAEGYAAVSMSGRRAGIVTDEIHTKAHIEYIDTSKMQEELKAGKIVVVAGFQGVTEAGEVSTLGRGGSDLSAVAIAGALEADLCEIYTDVDGVYTTDPRIEPKAKKLDKISYDEMLELASLGAKVLQSRSVEMAKKLNVNLVTRSSFNNHEGTLITKEDNSMEQPLVSGIALDKNQARVTLRGVTDKPGIAAEIFKKLSDCNVNVDMIIQNVGHDGTTNLGFTVPQNELDITKAAMSELRASDVMEYDSEIVKVSIVGVGMKSHSGVACKAFDVMAKEGINIEMISTSEIKISMVIQAKYGELAVRALHSAYQLDK; translated from the coding sequence GTCGTTGTCGTTTCGGCGATGAGTGGTGAAACCAATAAGCTATTAGACTATGCGGGCTATTTTAGTAAAACGCCTAACCATCGTGAAGTCGATATGTTACTCAGCTCTGGAGAGCGCGTAACGAGTGCGCTTCTTGCTATTGCCCTTGAAGCAGAAGGTTATGCTGCCGTTTCGATGAGTGGTAGACGCGCTGGCATTGTAACCGATGAAATCCATACCAAAGCACACATTGAATACATTGATACAAGCAAAATGCAAGAAGAACTCAAAGCAGGTAAAATTGTCGTGGTGGCTGGTTTTCAAGGTGTCACGGAAGCGGGTGAGGTTTCAACCTTGGGACGTGGAGGCAGTGACCTTTCTGCTGTGGCTATTGCGGGTGCACTTGAGGCGGATCTTTGTGAAATTTACACCGATGTTGATGGTGTTTATACCACCGATCCTCGCATTGAACCTAAAGCAAAAAAACTGGATAAAATCAGTTACGATGAGATGTTAGAACTTGCAAGTCTTGGAGCGAAAGTGCTTCAAAGCCGCTCGGTTGAGATGGCTAAAAAATTGAATGTCAATCTTGTAACACGCAGTAGTTTTAACAACCATGAAGGAACACTTATTACAAAGGAAGATAATAGTATGGAACAACCATTAGTTAGCGGTATTGCACTCGATAAAAATCAAGCTAGAGTCACTCTTCGTGGTGTTACGGACAAACCTGGTATTGCAGCTGAAATTTTCAAAAAACTTTCTGATTGTAACGTTAACGTTGATATGATTATCCAAAATGTGGGACATGATGGTACCACCAATCTCGGTTTTACGGTTCCTCAAAATGAGCTTGATATAACAAAAGCTGCTATGAGCGAGCTTAGAGCCAGTGATGTCATGGAATACGATAGTGAAATTGTTAAAGTTTCTATTGTAGGCGTGGGTATGAAATCACACAGTGGCGTTGCCTGTAAAGCATTTGATGTGATGGCAAAAGAGGGTATCAATATTGAGATGATCAGTACCAGTGAAATTAAGATTTCTATGGTTATTCAAGCAAAATACGGTGAATTAGCCGTACGTGCATTGCACAGCGCATACCAATTGGATAAATAA